One Serratia fonticola genomic window carries:
- a CDS encoding DUF6884 domain-containing protein, with amino-acid sequence MRKIFPSGNVHLIVTCTRRKTVAAGKTVFPDERDAGRAYGVWLERLAQARSESPPMTAGELYSGQHWNRAFAAAARTGVELWIISAGLGFLHATDPVVPYEATFADMPFSHREIWEHLTARPPTDRCYTSLASLMRERPADRFVVAASPLYLRAVESDLHAGREALCSPEHLQIITSKGYQGSLKKNVRYTRANMMKGLNTNMTGLNISYALQSIEGVDDGLRYTC; translated from the coding sequence ATGAGAAAAATATTTCCCTCAGGCAACGTCCATCTGATCGTGACCTGCACGCGCCGCAAAACCGTTGCTGCCGGGAAAACGGTCTTTCCGGATGAGCGCGACGCTGGGAGGGCTTACGGAGTCTGGCTGGAAAGGCTGGCGCAGGCCCGTAGCGAATCGCCCCCCATGACCGCCGGTGAACTGTATTCGGGCCAGCACTGGAACAGGGCCTTTGCAGCTGCTGCACGTACCGGCGTTGAGCTATGGATCATTTCCGCAGGTCTGGGATTTCTGCATGCAACAGACCCCGTGGTGCCGTATGAGGCCACCTTTGCTGACATGCCTTTCTCTCATCGTGAAATCTGGGAGCACCTGACCGCACGACCGCCAACAGACCGCTGCTACACTTCCCTAGCGTCATTGATGCGGGAAAGACCCGCAGATCGGTTTGTGGTCGCTGCGTCCCCGTTGTACCTGCGTGCAGTTGAAAGTGACTTGCATGCGGGAAGAGAGGCTCTCTGTTCACCTGAACACCTGCAAATTATCACCTCAAAAGGTTATCAGGGAAGCCTGAAGAAAAATGTCAGATACACCAGAGCAAACATGATGAAGGGACTGAATACAAATATGACCGGTCTGAATATCAGTTACGCCCTGCAGAGCATTGAAGGGGTGGATGATGGGTTGCGATACACCTGCTAG
- a CDS encoding Abi family protein, translating to MQLEDYISAERLKIYTDVLKLKPGEELGGYNWNKAVAAAMQPLMHCLEVTLRNAIDYSIRHDPLPGAVGHWRTDANWIFDLPRYIGDKTWIRQNKRYKTDARGQKLFRHGKPVYDRTAWEEDCIRKVSKRIRDAGKAPTAERVISGLDFGFWTNFLTKNYDEPRNRSLLWPHLLPTVFPGAPAGTPRHILEKKFTRIRDLRNRLAHHEAIWKFQEEDPITGVPDYNRPVYGLQASLQLLRRAWEDMLEALSWLSPARHGAFLAEGHHIRFNALATLDGLLSFTGRQQLTNGLNIRRSREVRKLLRGLGQQKIIRLTNHSRIVAIIGPDFIRI from the coding sequence ATGCAGCTGGAAGATTATATCTCGGCCGAGCGGCTGAAGATTTATACCGACGTGCTGAAGCTGAAACCCGGTGAGGAGCTGGGCGGGTATAACTGGAACAAAGCCGTTGCTGCGGCCATGCAACCGCTGATGCACTGCCTCGAGGTAACGCTGCGTAATGCCATCGATTACAGTATTCGCCATGATCCGTTACCCGGGGCCGTCGGGCACTGGCGTACCGATGCTAACTGGATCTTTGATTTACCCCGTTACATTGGCGACAAGACCTGGATACGCCAGAACAAGCGTTACAAAACCGATGCGCGTGGACAGAAACTGTTCCGTCACGGCAAACCGGTTTATGACCGGACGGCCTGGGAGGAAGACTGTATCCGTAAAGTATCAAAACGTATCCGTGATGCGGGTAAAGCCCCGACCGCAGAGCGGGTGATCTCCGGACTGGATTTTGGTTTCTGGACCAATTTCCTGACGAAAAATTACGATGAACCCCGGAATCGTTCACTGTTGTGGCCCCATCTGCTCCCGACTGTTTTTCCCGGGGCGCCAGCCGGAACGCCCCGCCACATACTGGAAAAAAAATTTACCCGCATCCGCGATCTGCGTAACCGGCTAGCGCACCATGAAGCCATATGGAAATTTCAGGAGGAAGATCCGATCACCGGTGTACCTGATTACAACCGCCCGGTGTACGGCCTGCAGGCGTCACTGCAACTGCTGCGCCGGGCGTGGGAAGATATGCTGGAAGCGCTGTCCTGGCTCAGTCCGGCACGGCACGGGGCATTTCTGGCCGAAGGTCACCATATCCGTTTCAATGCTCTGGCCACGCTGGATGGATTGCTGAGTTTTACCGGGCGCCAGCAGCTGACGAATGGCCTCAATATCCGGCGCAGCAGAGAGGTGAGGAAACTGTTGCGTGGACTCGGGCAGCAAAAAATCATCCGGCTGACCAACCACTCCCGGATTGTGGCCATTATCGGCCCGGATTTTATCCGGATATGA
- a CDS encoding type II toxin-antitoxin system RelB/DinJ family antitoxin, translating to MAQISFRLSDESKMRADKVLEQQGYSAGSYLQGIMEYIAQNGTLPVVIEFRPVALNPEEVFQEAIFQFREAYVNWRAFCRNELQVDQMTPLDKLRTHIDAINAAYEFYQRNESVIRQAPSQLEKINGGDPFQSVMFSRCIEYFPSLVGCLRKAVSCVHMNTRPVQQRDLDEMEPVLAQAAKAIDELQAMANTSVSAETLIRFMLRDIQEALGCATESTREHISYMIARAWQQRMTLAIGEAEKKYKRLGTSEQDVALARLRHDTRLLATKVTEYVETTSEPMTGFDVDFLDQVVAYFHEVVSLSGCVSASIRTDAGQPGNSGNDSA from the coding sequence ATGGCACAGATAAGCTTTCGTCTCAGCGATGAGTCAAAAATGCGCGCTGACAAGGTTCTTGAGCAGCAGGGTTACAGTGCCGGCAGTTACCTGCAGGGCATTATGGAGTACATCGCGCAGAATGGCACCCTTCCTGTGGTGATCGAATTTCGCCCGGTCGCGTTAAACCCGGAAGAGGTGTTTCAGGAAGCCATTTTCCAGTTCCGTGAGGCTTATGTTAACTGGCGGGCCTTTTGCCGGAATGAGTTACAGGTGGACCAGATGACGCCGCTGGATAAGCTGCGGACGCATATTGATGCAATCAATGCGGCCTATGAATTTTACCAGCGAAATGAGTCCGTGATCCGCCAGGCCCCCTCGCAACTGGAAAAAATCAATGGCGGGGATCCCTTCCAGTCGGTGATGTTCTCCCGCTGCATCGAGTATTTCCCGTCCCTGGTCGGGTGCCTGCGCAAGGCGGTGAGCTGTGTCCATATGAACACTCGCCCGGTTCAGCAGAGGGACCTGGACGAAATGGAGCCCGTATTAGCCCAGGCGGCAAAGGCCATTGATGAGCTGCAGGCGATGGCGAACACCTCGGTCTCTGCGGAGACGCTGATCCGTTTTATGCTGCGTGATATTCAGGAAGCGCTGGGCTGTGCGACGGAGTCCACACGTGAACATATCTCCTATATGATCGCCCGCGCCTGGCAGCAACGAATGACTCTGGCGATCGGGGAAGCCGAGAAAAAATATAAGCGGCTTGGCACATCGGAACAGGACGTGGCGCTGGCCAGGCTGAGACATGACACCCGTCTGCTGGCCACGAAGGTGACAGAGTATGTGGAAACGACATCGGAGCCGATGACCGGATTTGATGTGGATTTCCTTGACCAGGTGGTGGCATATTTTCATGAGGTGGTCAGCCTGTCGGGCTGTGTATCGGCCTCCATCCGGACGGATGCCGGCCAGCCGGGAAATTCAGGTAACGACAGCGCCTGA